A stretch of Lathyrus oleraceus cultivar Zhongwan6 chromosome 6, CAAS_Psat_ZW6_1.0, whole genome shotgun sequence DNA encodes these proteins:
- the LOC127098517 gene encoding malate dehydrogenase [NADP], chloroplastic isoform X2: MALTQLNSTCSKPQLHSSSQLSFLSRTRTRTLPRHYHSTFAPLHRTQHARISCSVAPNQVQVPAAQTQDPKGKPDCYGVFCLTYDLKAEEETKSWKKLINIAVSGAAGMISNHLLFKLASGEVFGPDQPIALKLLGSERSIQALEGVAMELEDSLFPLLREVVISIDPYEVFQDAEWALLIGAKPRGPGVERAALLDINGQIFAEQGKALNAVASRNAKVIVVGNPCNTNALICLKNAPNIPAKNFHALTRLDENRAKCQLALKAGVFYDKVSNMTIWGNHSTTQVPDFLNARIDGLPVKEVIKDNKWLEEEFTEKVQKRGGVLIQKWGRSSAASTSVSIVDAIRSLITPTPEGDWFSSGVYTNGNPYGIAEDIVFSMPCRSKANGDYELVNDVIFDDYLRQKLAKTEAELLAEKKCVAHLTGEGIAVCDLPGDTMLPGEM; encoded by the exons ATGGCTCTCACTCAGTTAAACTCCACTTGCTCAAAACCTCAACTTCACTCATCATCACAGCTCTCATTTCTCTCTAGGACTAGGACTAGGACTCTTCCTAGGCACTATCACTCTACTTTTGCTCCACTTCACAGAACTCAGCATGCTAGAATTTCTTGTTCTGTTGCACCAAA TCAAGTGCAGGTTCCAGCTGCACAAACACAGGATCCCAAGGGTAAGCCTGATTGCTATGGTGTCTTCTGCCTTACCTATGATTTGAAGGCT GAAGAGGAGACAAAATCGTGGAAGAAGTTGATTAACATTGCAGTCTCAGGTGCGGCTGGAATGATTTCCAATCATCTACTTTTCAAG CTTGCATCTGGTGAAGTTTTCGGTCCAGATCAACCTATTGCACTGAAATTATTAGGATCAGAAAGGTCAATCCAAGCTCTTGAAG GTGTTGCAATGGAATTGGAGGACTCTTTGTTTCCTTTGCTGAGAGAGGTTGTTATCAGCATTGATCCTTATGAGGTCTTCCAAGATGCAGAATGGGCTTTGCTAATAGGCGCAAAGCCTCGAGGACCTGGAGTGGAGCGTGCAGCTTTGCTAGACATAAATGGGCAGATTTTTGCGGAGCAG GGAAAAGCACTTAATGCTGTCGCATCGCGTAATGCCAAAGTTATAGTTGTGGGAAACCCTTGCAATACCAA TGCATTAATATGTTTGAAGAATGCTCCAAATATTCCTGCGAAAAACTTTCATGCTTTAACTCGTTTAGATGAAAACAGGGCAAAATGTCAG CTAGCCCTCAAGGCAGGTGTCTTCTACGATAAAGTTTCGAATATGACAATATGGGGCAACCACTCAACTACTCAAGTCCCCGACTTCTTAAATGCCAGAATCGACGGTTTGCCCGTCAAAGAAGTGATTAAGGATAATAAGTGGTTAGAGGAAGAGTTCACTGAAAAGGTTCAAAAG AGAGGTGGCGTGCTTATTCAAAAATGGGGAAGATCATCTGCTGCATCAACTTCAGTGTCGATAGTTGATGCCATACGATCTTTGATCACTCCTACTCCCGAGGGTGACTGGTTTTCTTCTGGT GTATATACCAACGGAAATCCTTACGGAATAGCTGAAGATATCGTGTTCAGCATGCCATGTAGATCAAAGGCAA ATGGTGATTACGAGCTTGTCAATGATGTTATATTTGATGACTACCTAAGACAGAAATTAGCCAAA ACAGAAGCTGAGTTATTGGCCGAGAAAAAATGTGTGGCTCACCTAACAGGCGAG GGAATTGCTGTTTGTGATCTTCCTGGTGATACCATGCTCCCAGGAGAAATGTAA
- the LOC127098517 gene encoding malate dehydrogenase [NADP], chloroplastic, with translation MALTQLNSTCSKPQLHSSSQLSFLSRTRTRTLPRHYHSTFAPLHRTQHARISCSVAPNQVQVPAAQTQDPKGKPDCYGVFCLTYDLKAEEETKSWKKLINIAVSGAAGMISNHLLFKLASGEVFGPDQPIALKLLGSERSIQALEGVAMELEDSLFPLLREVVISIDPYEVFQDAEWALLIGAKPRGPGVERAALLDINGQIFAEQGKALNAVASRNAKVIVVGNPCNTNALICLKNAPNIPAKNFHALTRLDENRAKCQLALKAGVFYDKVSNMTIWGNHSTTQVPDFLNARIDGLPVKEVIKDNKWLEEEFTEKVQKRGGVLIQKWGRSSAASTSVSIVDAIRSLITPTPEGDWFSSGVYTNGNPYGIAEDIVFSMPCRSKGDGDYELVNDVIFDDYLRQKLAKTEAELLAEKKCVAHLTGEGIAVCDLPGDTMLPGEM, from the exons ATGGCTCTCACTCAGTTAAACTCCACTTGCTCAAAACCTCAACTTCACTCATCATCACAGCTCTCATTTCTCTCTAGGACTAGGACTAGGACTCTTCCTAGGCACTATCACTCTACTTTTGCTCCACTTCACAGAACTCAGCATGCTAGAATTTCTTGTTCTGTTGCACCAAA TCAAGTGCAGGTTCCAGCTGCACAAACACAGGATCCCAAGGGTAAGCCTGATTGCTATGGTGTCTTCTGCCTTACCTATGATTTGAAGGCT GAAGAGGAGACAAAATCGTGGAAGAAGTTGATTAACATTGCAGTCTCAGGTGCGGCTGGAATGATTTCCAATCATCTACTTTTCAAG CTTGCATCTGGTGAAGTTTTCGGTCCAGATCAACCTATTGCACTGAAATTATTAGGATCAGAAAGGTCAATCCAAGCTCTTGAAG GTGTTGCAATGGAATTGGAGGACTCTTTGTTTCCTTTGCTGAGAGAGGTTGTTATCAGCATTGATCCTTATGAGGTCTTCCAAGATGCAGAATGGGCTTTGCTAATAGGCGCAAAGCCTCGAGGACCTGGAGTGGAGCGTGCAGCTTTGCTAGACATAAATGGGCAGATTTTTGCGGAGCAG GGAAAAGCACTTAATGCTGTCGCATCGCGTAATGCCAAAGTTATAGTTGTGGGAAACCCTTGCAATACCAA TGCATTAATATGTTTGAAGAATGCTCCAAATATTCCTGCGAAAAACTTTCATGCTTTAACTCGTTTAGATGAAAACAGGGCAAAATGTCAG CTAGCCCTCAAGGCAGGTGTCTTCTACGATAAAGTTTCGAATATGACAATATGGGGCAACCACTCAACTACTCAAGTCCCCGACTTCTTAAATGCCAGAATCGACGGTTTGCCCGTCAAAGAAGTGATTAAGGATAATAAGTGGTTAGAGGAAGAGTTCACTGAAAAGGTTCAAAAG AGAGGTGGCGTGCTTATTCAAAAATGGGGAAGATCATCTGCTGCATCAACTTCAGTGTCGATAGTTGATGCCATACGATCTTTGATCACTCCTACTCCCGAGGGTGACTGGTTTTCTTCTGGT GTATATACCAACGGAAATCCTTACGGAATAGCTGAAGATATCGTGTTCAGCATGCCATGTAGATCAAAG GGAGATGGTGATTACGAGCTTGTCAATGATGTTATATTTGATGACTACCTAAGACAGAAATTAGCCAAA ACAGAAGCTGAGTTATTGGCCGAGAAAAAATGTGTGGCTCACCTAACAGGCGAG GGAATTGCTGTTTGTGATCTTCCTGGTGATACCATGCTCCCAGGAGAAATGTAA